A stretch of the Ochrobactrum sp. BTU1 genome encodes the following:
- the ccoG gene encoding cytochrome c oxidase accessory protein CcoG: MSDDVERIDVQAVNSPKIRQSLYAARVKIFPKRVQGQFRRFKWLVMLITLGIYYLTPWLRWDRGPYAPDQAVLIDLANRRFYFFFIEIWPQEFYYVAGLLIMAGLGLFLVTSVAGRAWCGYTCPQTVWVDLYLVVERAIEGDRNARMKLDKAPWSFDKVWKRVTKHAVWLLIGVLTGGAWIFYFADAPTLLMDFVTGHAAPVAYMTVAILTATTYIFGGLMREQVCTYMCPWPRIQAAMLDENSLTVTYNDWRGEPRSRHSKKAIAAGETVGDCVDCNACVAACPMGIDIRDGQQLECITCALCIDACDSVMDKVGKERGLISYATLADYNFNMALATNDGTATIDPARVYKAPNTFSDKVQELSWKKVLRPRSIFYFIVWALIGLTLVISLSMRQRIGINVLHDRTPQYVLLSDGSIRNGYTVKLLNMIPVPRTFRLSIEGLPGAEITVQDETPDADGNYDIPVEPDRLKTLRVFVTMPHSAITENRKDYEIEVRDADGAEHARYKATFMAPEGR; this comes from the coding sequence ATGTCAGATGATGTCGAACGGATAGACGTTCAGGCAGTCAATTCCCCCAAGATCCGCCAGTCGCTTTATGCGGCGCGGGTGAAAATATTTCCGAAGCGCGTTCAGGGTCAGTTCCGGCGCTTCAAGTGGCTCGTCATGCTCATCACATTGGGGATCTACTATCTGACGCCTTGGTTGCGCTGGGATCGCGGGCCTTATGCGCCGGATCAGGCGGTCTTGATCGACCTTGCCAATCGCCGTTTCTATTTCTTCTTCATCGAAATCTGGCCACAGGAATTCTACTACGTGGCGGGCCTGCTTATCATGGCGGGCCTTGGTCTGTTTCTTGTAACCTCTGTCGCGGGTCGCGCATGGTGCGGCTATACCTGCCCGCAGACCGTCTGGGTTGATCTCTATCTGGTTGTCGAGCGCGCCATCGAAGGCGACCGCAATGCACGCATGAAGCTCGACAAGGCCCCATGGAGCTTCGACAAGGTTTGGAAGCGCGTGACCAAACATGCGGTCTGGCTGCTGATCGGCGTTCTGACGGGTGGTGCGTGGATCTTCTATTTTGCCGATGCGCCAACGCTGCTGATGGATTTTGTGACTGGCCATGCCGCGCCCGTCGCCTATATGACCGTCGCGATCCTGACCGCTACGACTTATATTTTCGGCGGTCTGATGCGCGAACAGGTCTGCACCTATATGTGCCCCTGGCCACGTATTCAGGCAGCAATGCTCGATGAGAATTCGCTCACCGTCACCTATAATGACTGGCGCGGCGAACCGCGTTCACGCCATTCCAAAAAGGCAATTGCCGCGGGCGAAACCGTGGGCGATTGCGTGGATTGCAACGCCTGCGTTGCCGCCTGCCCGATGGGTATCGATATTCGCGACGGGCAGCAGCTCGAATGCATCACCTGTGCGCTTTGCATCGATGCCTGCGACAGCGTGATGGACAAGGTTGGCAAGGAACGCGGCCTCATCTCCTATGCGACGCTTGCCGATTACAATTTCAATATGGCGCTTGCCACCAATGATGGCACTGCAACAATTGACCCTGCCCGCGTCTACAAAGCACCGAATACGTTCTCGGATAAGGTTCAGGAGCTTTCCTGGAAGAAAGTGCTGCGCCCGCGCAGTATTTTCTACTTCATCGTCTGGGCGCTGATCGGCCTGACGCTGGTGATCTCGCTTTCCATGCGTCAGCGGATCGGCATCAATGTGCTGCACGACCGGACGCCGCAATATGTGTTGTTGTCCGATGGTTCGATCCGTAACGGTTATACGGTCAAGCTGCTTAACATGATCCCGGTTCCGCGTACTTTCCGGCTTTCGATCGAAGGTTTGCCGGGGGCGGAAATTACGGTTCAGGACGAGACACCCGATGCCGATGGCAATTACGATATTCCGGTCGAACCGGATCGCCTGAAAACTCTGCGCGTTTTCGTGACCATGCCGCATAGCGCAATCACCGAGAACCGCAAGGATTACGAAATCGAAGTGCGTGATGCGGACGGCGCAGAACACGCGCGCTACAAAGCAACCTTCATGGCTCCGGAGGGCAGATAA
- a CDS encoding FixH family protein → MSVKTKTSGAFTGWHMLGIMVAFFGVIIAVNVTMAYKAVSSWSGLVVKNTYVASQEFNDKAETGKEQAALQWQSQPTFAEGVFTWRLTDREGKAVTLTGGTVDFKRPVGDVHDTKVSLTVAEEGVLTAPLELGEGAWIMEVNADASKDYGLDDPYRHIIRVLVKDGRIL, encoded by the coding sequence ATGTCAGTGAAAACGAAGACTTCAGGCGCATTCACCGGATGGCACATGCTGGGCATCATGGTTGCATTCTTCGGCGTCATTATCGCCGTCAACGTCACGATGGCTTACAAGGCCGTCAGCAGCTGGAGCGGACTTGTTGTCAAGAACACCTATGTCGCAAGTCAGGAGTTCAACGACAAAGCCGAGACCGGCAAAGAACAGGCGGCGCTTCAATGGCAGTCACAGCCGACCTTCGCAGAAGGTGTATTTACATGGCGCCTGACCGACCGTGAAGGCAAGGCCGTTACTTTGACCGGCGGCACCGTCGACTTCAAACGACCGGTTGGCGACGTGCATGACACCAAAGTCTCGCTCACTGTTGCGGAAGAAGGTGTTCTGACAGCACCGCTTGAGCTTGGCGAAGGCGCGTGGATCATGGAAGTCAATGCTGATGCCAGTAAAGATTACGGCCTCGACGACCCTTATCGCCACATCATCCGTGTTCTGGTGAAGGACGGGAGGATCTTATGA
- the ccoP gene encoding cytochrome-c oxidase, cbb3-type subunit III, which translates to MTDKQIDEVSGVETTGHEWDGIKELDNPMPRWWLWTFYATIVWALAYVIAYPAWPLISNSTAGLIGWSSRGDFWKENAEIAAGRQGIIDQIKAKDVHEILADENLRQYAIAGGAAAFRVNCVQCHGSGAQGAPGYPNLNDDDWLWGGSVDDILTTIRHGVRSPDDSETRVSEMPAFADVLEPQQVREVAAYVVSLSGTPHDPAMIPEGQKVFSENCAVCHGGDAKGMREFGAPNLTDAIWFYGSGEDAIARQVSHPKHGVMPAWEARLGDATVKQLAIFVHSLGGGE; encoded by the coding sequence ATGACTGACAAACAGATTGATGAAGTCAGTGGCGTTGAGACCACCGGCCATGAATGGGACGGTATCAAGGAACTTGACAATCCAATGCCACGCTGGTGGCTGTGGACTTTCTACGCAACGATTGTCTGGGCTCTTGCCTATGTGATCGCCTATCCGGCATGGCCGCTGATTTCCAACTCAACGGCTGGCTTGATCGGTTGGTCGAGTCGCGGTGATTTCTGGAAGGAAAACGCAGAGATTGCTGCCGGTCGTCAGGGTATCATCGACCAGATCAAGGCCAAGGATGTGCATGAGATTCTGGCCGATGAAAACCTGCGCCAATATGCGATTGCAGGCGGTGCCGCAGCGTTCCGCGTCAATTGCGTACAGTGCCATGGCTCTGGTGCGCAGGGAGCGCCCGGTTATCCGAACCTGAACGATGACGATTGGCTGTGGGGTGGCTCGGTTGACGACATTCTGACGACCATTCGTCATGGGGTTCGCTCGCCCGACGACAGTGAAACCCGTGTTTCCGAGATGCCTGCCTTTGCAGATGTTCTCGAACCACAGCAGGTGCGTGAAGTGGCAGCCTATGTGGTCAGCCTTTCCGGTACACCCCATGATCCCGCTATGATCCCAGAAGGCCAGAAGGTCTTCAGCGAAAACTGTGCGGTCTGTCATGGCGGTGATGCCAAGGGTATGCGCGAGTTCGGCGCGCCAAACCTCACCGACGCGATCTGGTTCTATGGTTCTGGTGAAGACGCCATTGCCCGCCAGGTCTCTCATCCAAAGCATGGCGTAATGCCTGCCTGGGAAGCGCGCCTTGGTGATGCGACGGTTAAACAGCTCGCAATCTTCGTCCACTCGCTTGGTGGTGGCGAATAA
- a CDS encoding CcoQ/FixQ family Cbb3-type cytochrome c oxidase assembly chaperone: MDYNTLRTFADSWGLLAMALFFVFVILFAFRPGSKKKADEAKEIPFKDEKND, translated from the coding sequence ATGGATTACAATACCCTACGCACTTTCGCCGATAGCTGGGGCCTGCTTGCCATGGCTCTCTTCTTTGTCTTCGTCATTCTTTTTGCCTTCCGTCCGGGAAGCAAAAAGAAGGCTGATGAAGCGAAAGAAATTCCATTCAAGGACGAGAAAAATGACTGA